GCAACTTCTAGGGCTGAGAATTTTATTACAAGTGTTTGTTCTGTCATCAATCAGCTGGTTACAATATACTTTCAACTTGCAGGCCTATTTTCCATCAATTTCCCAGCCTGAGGGATTACCTCTAAAAGTACAGGATGCAAAAGGAAAGGAATGGATATTTCAGTTCCGTTTTTGGCCTAATAACAATAGCAGGATGTATGTTCTAGAGGGGGTTACTCCCTGCATACAGTCTATGCAATTGCAAGCAGGTGACATAGGTATGCATATGaccataagaaaaaaacactCACTCTTCAGGAATTACACACCACAGTTTGTTAAAAATTGGTTTGAGGTGGCATTTCCTTCGGGATTCTTTTTGATTGGAAGCGCTTTTCTATCTTTTTGAACACTAGCAATGCCATTAACTTGCCAGAGCCAGTTTGattgtaatattttaagttttgtatttactaaattaaagctgtttccttataatttttatgttaattttttattgaactcacaactaaacttaaaatactaaaacatatttttcaaaactacctcttctatatttaaaactttgggaaagattttaaaaacaattaatgaAGGCAcgttacaaaatatttaaattgtcaATACATAGATATTTTTAGGCTTGTAaacctaaaaacaaaaaaatctatatAGTAATAGTGTTTAAAAACAGTTTTTATAATGgtttttcctttaattataAGTCCTTTATTAAGAacaattgattttttttttcaggcaGGTTTGTGATGATTTCAAATGTGCTTTTAAAAAGTCTCTATCgcatttctaaaaaatgtttcttaaaaacagtattctacaaaataaatttccATATAGCTCCAAAATGTTTATCAAACATCCCttgagttatattttttttctttcgaaagTTGAACCTTAATTTTTATCTGTATTATTGCATATGGTCTCACTCATGTTATGAACTGAAACTTCCTTCCATGTCATCAGTGACATTTAGTCGGCTAGAGCCAGAAGGGAAGTTGGTTATGGGTTTCAGAAAGGCCTCAACAGCAGCTGATCAGGTTTTCCGTTTTCAAGATAGCTTATGGCTTTTGTGTATGTTGAAAATCTTAAGTGAGATCCGGCATCTTAATAACAATAGAACATGGAAGTAAAATgcattattttgtatttagaatattatatGGATTTGTTCTGCATGGAGATCTATTATTGTTCACTTCTTTAGGGTTAAATCCATTCTAAAAACATCTACGTTTCTATAAATTTGTAACTGAGACAGAAACCAGAGTGttctaattgattttttcAGCTATAGATTCTTGAAAACGCAGTGCTTACTGAGAAAAATAGAGTTGCAAGTGGTGTCATGATGGTTTAGGGGGACTGCTGATCTGTTGCAGAAAATAGTATATCAAGCATGATTAGCAGAATATTGAAAACCTAAGAGTAGggataaaataatatgaattaaCGACATGAAAAGCAGTCATCTAGGGAATGTAGTATTTAAATAGACCTAAGAATTTTTGAAGGGAAGTGTTTTCACCCTTTTAGCCCCTTCTTCAAAGTTATATTGTGACTATACCCCCAATgtagttaattttaattggaGTGGTAAACTGTGAGCAGGAGTTGTATGGATGTTGTTTGTAACTTTCCATCAATTAAATGAAAAGTGTTTCCTGTTTCTAGGATAGATTCACAGCATTTTGAGACTACATGAACtattatgaaaaagaaatatcaaaTTAAGTGGGTTTTCCTTGTGGTAGCAAATAAGTTGGTAACTGTGTAACTTCTAAGTTACACATACAAGTTTACATAATTTGATTTGAGATGTTGAAATATATTAAGTGCTTTAGGATTGGACCCTTGGCAAGATCTAGTTTGTATTGAACATAACTAATAGAAGAAGTAAATGTTAATTACTTTAGATAATTGAATGTGTTGTCCAACtaaattgttttgatttgtaatCTGCTAAGTGAGAATTTGAACGCCTGCTGCATAAAGTCACATGTATTGCTTGCTGAATGTACTCATCATTGTGGGTcttttttttgataaaaattgaactttttgagTGGTCATATTTTCTAGATCATGTTTTAGTTTAAGCAGGAGTTTCCAACTTTTCTTTCCCATTAAAAACAGACcgattttatctaaaaattgcTTGTGTCTTAACTCTGTGTTTGCTTTGacaggaaaatgaaacaaacaaGACCAAGAATGGAGCTCCTGCACATGGAGATGTCAGTAATATAAAAGTTAAAGTCAGTAAAATTTCATTTGCTGCTCTTCACTTTAAACAATAACTATGGGATCACCTTCCTTTTCATGAATGAACCAGGCTGAATTGGCAGATCCTAATTCATGGACAAAAGTTGACAAGTCTGGATACATAGCGAAAGAGGTCTTGGGAGTCAAACCTTCAATTTCtagaaagaggaaaaacagCACCTTAGGTTCAAAGAGTAAACGCCttagaattgaaaatgaagacaTGATTGAGTTGAAGATAACTTGGGAAGAAGCTCAAGGATTGCTTCGGCCTCCTCCAAACCAATTACCGAATATTGTGGTCATTGAAGGTTTTGAATTTGAGGAATATGAGGTATAACTTTCCAGAGCCATCTACTTATGATccatgtatttattattatcaattcAATTCCCTTGCGAACTGAAACTTACTGAATCCTTCCCTAAACAAACTTTTGGTGCTCATGACTGAATGGAATATTTCGGCTATGATGATATGAATACCAGCAACTGATTGTAGACCCTTATAGTTTACAATCAGTTGCCTATTTGCAAACATTGGAGCTACCCTTATCTCTGGTCAGCTATGGAATGCTAGGAGCTTACATTCTGTATGGTCAATCAATTGGTTGATGCCATAGCAACTTTGCCAACAATATTTGTTGAAACCTTGGCAGTGAGTCATTTTCCCAAATTTGGAATGTTCATTAGGGAGATGATGTGGCCTCTCCAAGCATGTGTGTATGGTGGGAGAGCCAGTAAATTTGGGTTATGGAGATTTgaggttttcaatttttttgttactaaatttgttaaataataaaatgaagcaaaattcATTGGATTAATGCTATTTTCATACAGGAAAACGAACTTCCATGTAGTTAGAAGCATGCTTTCcaattgaaaataatagaCAAATAGAGGAAGGATGGTGAAAAATACAATCAGAAATTTTGTTAGAATAGATAAGAACTGCGGAGTTTTCAGAAATGCTACTATCTGTAGCCTTCAATTGACCAACCACCATAAATTACGTTATAATAGAAATAGTAAGGTATGCAGGAGGAGAATTGGACACGCCTACTGCATCAAAGGAGAATAGTTGTGAACGCTAGGAGCTCTTGGTTATATTGTAATTATGATCTAGTCCATATGGTAACCAATTGGGATCCTTTTTGTCACCCCTTGGTTTTGAGGAGATgtctcattttcattcttttgtatTTGGCTTCTTAGACatctaaagaaagaaaaaaacagctGGATGCTTTTTCTCTCCCCTAACTGTTCTAAATGCAAGTTTGAAATGCCCTTCGCTGCTGTTAGATCCAGAAGTTATATTAATCTATGTCATGAGTTATAATGTCCGTGTCAATCAAGTTGGAGATTGGCATTTTTCTTTGATCAACTGTTTGCTTTTGATTTACCACGAATGGCTGCATCCTTTACTGCAGTGCTGCAGTTATTTTCTTTCTGATATGACGTTCAAGGTTCAACCTGCGAAGTGGCGTGCAAGTTAGCTTGCAGATTAGAATATGTTCAATAGCGTGTCTATATGATGTCTATTCTAAGCTGCGTGTATTTGAGGTGATGGTAACATCAATATTCTGGCTTGTGTTATTACAGGATGCACCCGTACTTGGGAAACCTACAATTATACCTCCTGATAATACATGGTAAACCTCTCTTTTTAGGTTTGCTGATGACTTTTTTGTTCCATTTTGTGCCATTGTCATGGTGTGCATTTTTCCTTTGGAACCCCTCTGTACCTGCAAGCTTTCTCATGCAAATAATTTTCCTGTTACAGTGTTACAAATGTTGAATGCCTCTCTTCCTTGTTTTTTATCTATCCATCTCTGGTGATTTGTTCATTTGTTTTGGAGTAGGGGTGTTATGGCCTTTGCCTACTTGGGGCTGGACTAGCtgatttcttattttgttattgAGTTCTCTCTGTTTTCTGAATTGATTAAACCTTGTGTATGTGTGTGTCTGtgttttatgtttcttttttaattttacaaggATGCATGTATCTCATAGcgttttcttcttcctatGGTCCTGTCATCTTACCATACATAGCATTGACAAGCCTGtaagtaaaatatattatccTTGCTCCTTGCAAATACTGTGGTTTATTTTCAGTGAAAGGATTCAATGGATTCAATGTGAAGACTGTTTGAAGTGGCGAAAATTGCCAGCCAGTGCTCTTCTACCCTCAAAATGGATTTGTTCTGACAACTCATGGGACCCTGAGAGGTAGAATGGCCACGTTATTCTCTTTTGATTTGTCAAGTCTTTTGTCATAAGGAGATTTAAGATAGTGAGCACAAAGtagcattttcttttcaactcACTGCATATGTGTAGCATTGATAGATGAGCTTTCTTTGTGTTAGTGCTTCTAACAAAGTTATAGTATGgcttttgtgaattttactaATATAATTCTCTCTGCATTAGATCTTTTTGCTCCGCAGCTCAAGAGTTGTCAACAGAGAAGCTGGAAGAACTACTGTCGCCCAGTAATTCAGGTGAGAAttgttcaaaacaaaaactattaCATTGTTTGACCGTATCTTCATGCATAAATGAATCCCAACTGATTCGATTAGATGggtctcttctttttgtccatttctgttattaatatttttgcttCACATCCAGTGTTCCTAATCTGTTGTTTGCTATTTATAGCTGCTGTTCAGAAAATGAAGGCTGCTAAACTAGAACCAGATAATGTTGAAGCTCTGGAGGGACTTGACACACTTGCAAATTTAGCCATCTTAGAAGAAGGCGAGGCAAGCCAGGCACCTGGCCAGGCCACTACAAAGCACCCTCGCCATAGACCTGGATGCTCATGCATAGTATGCATTCAGCCTCCAAGTGGTAAGGGACCAAAACATAAGCAGACATGTACCTGTAATGTGTGTCTGACAGTAAAGCGCCGTTTTCAAACATTAATGCTTCGACGTGAAAAAAAGCAATCTGAAAAGGAAGCAGAAACTACGCGCCAAAGGCATCAATTTCAGGATGAAATGTTTCTTGATAGATCAATGGACGATGAATCTCTTACTTTCAGTAACACAGGTCCAAGCAAGTTGATTGTGGAAGGGAAAATGACCGATGGTTCTGATGAGGATCCTAACAGAAACAAGCCATCCACTTCTCCTTTTAAAGGCCAAATCGATTTGAATATGCAGCCTGAGCGAGAGGAAGAGCTGTCACCAGGTTCTGATTCTGGAAGCATGATGAAAGTGCTTCAAGATACTGGGGATAGATTCCTTGAGCAGCAAAGGTCGAACTCTGGTGGTGCTGGTAGTTCATCAAGCGATCCATTAGAACCCGGAGGGGAACGTGAACACAGGGTTGAGAACAGTAGCAATGTCATTGATCTCGGTAGCAGCAATTTAGATGCCGATAAGGACCATCCTGGAACGCTGTCGTTCAATGCTTCGGCATCCATGTCAGCCACAGGTTGAATCAAAACATTCTACTTACATCCATCCGGGTCCTTCATATATATTCTTCACATACACTGCATTGGTGGGTCAGTTTTTGTTGTACATTCATCCACGCTGATCTCA
This sequence is a window from Cucurbita pepo subsp. pepo cultivar mu-cu-16 chromosome LG19, ASM280686v2, whole genome shotgun sequence. Protein-coding genes within it:
- the LOC111781267 gene encoding B3 domain-containing protein Os07g0563300-like isoform X3, with the translated sequence MSSAVTAASSSSSSLSTKPCYNSDCKELRPDRSRKGWRLRTGDFAELCDRCASAYEEGRFCETFHLNASGWRCCESCGKRVHCGCIVSAHAFTLLDPGGIECMTCARKNVILPLNPVWPPSLLFHSALPDRLKDLSVKNWSQLAGSGPVPWRQAPRGINCEDKPSSCSSIPQQSSFVKEDTCTTQYGLNVPYAPPNEPSTRSRMSGTHLRPTPPSPLPKQVHTNLQNGADPSSETQLRNGRPRGDSRGRNYLLPRYWPRFTDQELQQISVDSNSVITPLFEKMLSASDAGRIGRLVLPKKCAEAYFPSISQPEGLPLKVQDAKGKEWIFQFRFWPNNNSRMYVLEGVTPCIQSMQLQAGDIVTFSRLEPEGKLVMGFRKASTAADQENETNKTKNGAPAHGDVSNIKVKAELADPNSWTKVDKSGYIAKEVLGVKPSISRKRKNSTLGSKSKRLRIENEDMIELKITWEEAQGLLRPPPNQLPNIVVIEGFEFEEYEDAPVLGKPTIIPPDNTCERIQWIQCEDCLKWRKLPASALLPSKWICSDNSWDPERSFCSAAQELSTEKLEELLSPSNSAAVQKMKAAKLEPDNVEALEGLDTLANLAILEEGEASQAPGQATTKHPRHRPGCSCIVCIQPPSGKGPKHKQTCTCNVCLTVKRRFQTLMLRREKKQSEKEAETTRQRHQFQDEMFLDRSMDDESLTFSNTGPSKLIVEGKMTDGSDEDPNRNKPSTSPFKGQIDLNMQPEREEELSPGSDSGSMMKVLQDTGDRFLEQQRSNSGGAGSSSSDPLEPGGEREHRVENSSNVIDLGSSNLDADKDHPGTLSFNASASMSATG
- the LOC111781267 gene encoding B3 domain-containing protein Os07g0563300-like isoform X1; this translates as MSSAVTAASSSSSSLSTKPCYNSDCKELRPDRSRKGWRLRTGDFAELCDRCASAYEEGRFCETFHLNASGWRCCESCGKRVHCGCIVSAHAFTLLDPGGIECMTCARKNVILPLNPVWPPSLLFHSALPDRLKDLSVKNWSQLAGSGPVPWRQAPSMFNSSLPSGELHHRAPYEVDISAALNKLNTSERLPISLEKRKNEDFSERFSNGSLRQCGQDLCENGTAGGINCEDKPSSCSSIPQQSSFVKEDTCTTQYGLNVPYAPPNEPSTRSRMSGTHLRPTPPSPLPKQVHTNLQNGADPSSETQLRNGRPRGDSRGRNYLLPRYWPRFTDQELQQISVDSNSVITPLFEKMLSASDAGRIGRLVLPKKCAEAYFPSISQPEGLPLKVQDAKGKEWIFQFRFWPNNNSRMYVLEGVTPCIQSMQLQAGDIVTFSRLEPEGKLVMGFRKASTAADQENETNKTKNGAPAHGDVSNIKVKAELADPNSWTKVDKSGYIAKEVLGVKPSISRKRKNSTLGSKSKRLRIENEDMIELKITWEEAQGLLRPPPNQLPNIVVIEGFEFEEYEDAPVLGKPTIIPPDNTCERIQWIQCEDCLKWRKLPASALLPSKWICSDNSWDPERSFCSAAQELSTEKLEELLSPSNSAAVQKMKAAKLEPDNVEALEGLDTLANLAILEEGEASQAPGQATTKHPRHRPGCSCIVCIQPPSGKGPKHKQTCTCNVCLTVKRRFQTLMLRREKKQSEKEAETTRQRHQFQDEMFLDRSMDDESLTFSNTGPSKLIVEGKMTDGSDEDPNRNKPSTSPFKGQIDLNMQPEREEELSPGSDSGSMMKVLQDTGDRFLEQQRSNSGGAGSSSSDPLEPGGEREHRVENSSNVIDLGSSNLDADKDHPGTLSFNASASMSATG
- the LOC111781267 gene encoding B3 domain-containing protein Os07g0563300-like isoform X2, with amino-acid sequence MSSAVTAASSSSSSLSTKPCYNSDCKELRPDRSRKGWRLRTGDFAELCDRCASAYEEGRFCETFHLNASGWRCCESCGKRVHCGCIVSAHAFTLLDPGGIECMTCARKNVILPLNPVWPPSLLFHSALPDRLKDLSVKNWSQLAGSGPVPWRQAPSMFNSSLPSGELHHRAPYEVDISAALNKLNTSERLPISLEKRKNEDFSERFSNGSLRQCGQDLCENGTAGGINCEDKPSSCSSIPQQSSFVKEDTCTTQYGLNVPYAPPNEPSTRSRMSGTHLRPTPPSPLPKQVHTNLQNGADPSSETQLRNGRPRGDSRGRNYLLPRYWPRFTDQELQQISVDSNSVITPLFEKMLSASDAGRIGRLVLPKKCAEAYFPSISQPEGLPLKVQDAKGKEWIFQFRFWPNNNSRMYVLEGVTPCIQSMQLQAGDIVTFSRLEPEGKLVMGFRKASTAADQENETNKTKNGAPAHGDAELADPNSWTKVDKSGYIAKEVLGVKPSISRKRKNSTLGSKSKRLRIENEDMIELKITWEEAQGLLRPPPNQLPNIVVIEGFEFEEYEDAPVLGKPTIIPPDNTCERIQWIQCEDCLKWRKLPASALLPSKWICSDNSWDPERSFCSAAQELSTEKLEELLSPSNSAAVQKMKAAKLEPDNVEALEGLDTLANLAILEEGEASQAPGQATTKHPRHRPGCSCIVCIQPPSGKGPKHKQTCTCNVCLTVKRRFQTLMLRREKKQSEKEAETTRQRHQFQDEMFLDRSMDDESLTFSNTGPSKLIVEGKMTDGSDEDPNRNKPSTSPFKGQIDLNMQPEREEELSPGSDSGSMMKVLQDTGDRFLEQQRSNSGGAGSSSSDPLEPGGEREHRVENSSNVIDLGSSNLDADKDHPGTLSFNASASMSATG